From Amyelois transitella isolate CPQ chromosome 2, ilAmyTran1.1, whole genome shotgun sequence:
TAGCCCAAACTGTATGATTTATAACATTGATTACAAAGTTTTATAATGGGTGCCTAGTCTGGCTTTTTACTTCCCTAAACAACTTATTTCCTTTTGGTTGTTAATAATTGAACATAGCCATATAAGGAAATTTACTTTACTTTGAAAgcatcggtggtcgaattggcAAGATggccggttaaaatgcgtgtggcgctAAAAGTGCCTTGCGGTTCGCGgcaccactcaatctctttcccatggatgtcgtaaaaggcgactaagggataggcttacatacttgagattcttttttaggcgatgggctagcaaactgtcactatttgaatcttaattctatcttaaaaccaaatagttgaacgtggcctatcagtctttacaagacagttggctctgtctaccccgcaagggatatagacgtgattatatgtatgtatggcgctaaaaggcacaggttcgaactCCACCCCTGCCAAGTACCAATGGCAACACTACAGTGAGGATGCACCCGGGACTGTAGtcaagaggaagaagatataaggaaatatacttactttggGTTATATTCAAGAAGCCCTTGGCTATCTTTTTGTAGTTCAAACACTTGATCTGGTTCCATTGAAACATCATCGAAAGTCATATTTGgcttatttttgtaactgtAATAATATAGaacaatcaaatttaataaaataaaatgccatttgaattttaattgttaaatgTGGAAAAATGTGACAAAGAACATAGCAGGTGTACTTACAGTCTCAGTTTCTTAGGATGTGAATCTGTTTCTTCAGATATTATTCTAATGCCTTTTAGTTTAACATTTCCAGTAAATGGTATGTTGAATAGCAATTCTTCATCAGCATCACTCTGGACAAACTGAAAATACATTATTGGTTTTAAGCAGTTACATGATGTGAAAATgatatcaatttttaaatctggCACATTTACATTTGGTTTTCTTCCTTTCACGTTAACATGGAGGATAAGAAGAGACTGGCTGAGAAAAAATTCAAACCCACAAACCCGAGATAAATTATACTATTAAATTCTGTTTAACTACGTACCTCAGTTTTATCAAATCTTTTTTCCCAAGATTTAAATACAGTTTTTCCAGACCCGTCTACAGTTTCATTTAAACAttgtatgttttctttatctattttttcaaatagatTGTATTGAATTCCAATTTCATCTGACTCATCATGGTCATGATGGTCATGGCAATGTCCATGGGGCATTTTGGGTTCTACTTGCTAAAgctgcaaaaaataaatttattcatggCTTTAAAATGTGTTAgttctaaaataaatgacatcaACTTTAAAAAGCTGATATCAGTAGTTCCAGAAAGCGACAAAGTCAAGCTAGATGATGCAGTGTACCAATCTTacatgtaaccatgatccaattaaagattattttatccATGTTTAAACAACTGCAAATGAACATTTAATACAAGGTTAAGAATTGCATATTTGTCTTGGAGGGTAGTCAGTCCAGTGACTTGCTCCCTTTACTCTCATCAATATCTATAAATCTCTAGAGGACCTTCTTTTTAGCATTTTTAGTTTTGAACTGTTTTTCATTAAGATCTTTGTTACTGTTTGGATagttttccaatatttttctataaggTGTCATGGAGTGCTTGGATGGTTTAAAGAATAATAAGTTCATCTGAAAGGTTGCAAAGGTAAAAGGCAAAGGTAAGGATAggagtaattttatgtaaaaacctgattcccCCATTCATGGATCATGGTCTAAAGGCTTCACCTGGGCTTCTCTTGaaactttgcaggggaacctagcTCATACTgaatcatggtaaaagctacttttttgtatattcatGATAAGAGATTTAGTTGGTGATATATATTGGAGTCACACGacacaattattttatcaatatattttgtaccTTTTAATAATTCCCTCTTACTTAAAGCTAAGAAATTGATATATCAAGGATTATTTCGCTACTACAACTTGTTAAAAATAGACATGAAATGCTTTTTGTTTTGCAGTTTTTCTGTTTTccgtacgtacgtacgtaccacagataatatacttacctactaatCTAATCTTCTTCATCATTCTGACTGTCACTCATTCACTTCACTTCACAGTCACGTTCATATTAACATTTGTCAAATTGAGACAAATTGAAACTTGTTATCGTtaccaaattaataaaaaaactaacggtaaataactttattttcaaaaagttatgaGTGATACCGTTATAGGTAGGAGTGACATCGTTAATGTTACGTTTACGTTACATACCTTTTATTTCGTTACCAAACAACGTTAAGAATAGCGATACCAATTAACTTTATGAATAACGTTACCAATTAGCGTTATAAATATCCTTACCGTTATGTGATATGAAAATCTGTttcgttttattaaataaaggaaCCTTAAAGTGCCAACGCAACTGTGTTCACGGCAAATCCGTCAATAATCAATCCGTAAAATTATACGTATATAccggtaaataaaaaaaaaaattcgttaCAACCGTCTTAACGATACTTCTTACTTTTACTGGTAACGTCATATGAGTAAAACGTTAAGTGAATCCTAAAATATCGTTATCAGCATAACGGTAAACCTGTTTGACAGTAATAACGataccaattttttaattgagtACCTAGTTGGTCGAGTCCAATCCAACATTTTATATGTGAATTCTGCGATTGTGTCAATGGAATACGAGTGTCTCgtaaatgtaaataacaaaataaatcggCCGTTACATCAATAAACAGAATATAGAATTAGTGGAATAATTGCTAGAATTGTAAACTAATTAAGTGTAGTGAGAGCTAACAGGGCCGACCGCTTTTGCTTTCTCTATTTAGTATAAATTGGAATTCGTTAAAGTGTTGTGGAATGGAAAGAAGTATGTATAACAGCAAATAAATCCTGTATCACCGTCATAAATAATCACGATAAGGTTAAACGCTCTCAAAAAGAAAGAGTAACAGGTTTTTCAAAATGCCAGGTTTAGAGCCTTCACTTAGTGATGAGGACTATATTATTGCCAGAGCAAAACAGCAATCTAATATATATTCTGCAAAAGCTTGGATGCTGACAGCCAAGTCGTTATTTCCTACCAATTTTAAGATACAATTTGAAGCATACTTGATGGAAAAACAGTCTGGCAATGTTCAAGAAGCTGCTGAATGTTTCAGCTCACTAATAATGTCTCGACAAAACCTTACCGATTTATTACCAGAAATATATGCTATTGctaattcattaaaatctgCTGAAGTCAACTTTTTAAGTCAGATGTTTGACAAAATTTGTCCAGAAATACAATTAACTATACTTAAAACAAGTGTAGAAAACAGTGATGACACTATGGAGCATTGCCGATTACTagttttgcttttaaaaaaatttccaCAGTTGGGAGTAGATGGTCTTGTAAAAACTTTGATAAGTGCTGAAAAGTTTTTCTATGATAACAGATATGCTCGTCTGTTAGTGGTTGAAACTTTGCCTCTATTAAGCTCCTTAGAATCACCCAGGCTCCTTCAGCGTTTATTGATAAAAgcaattgatttttataactcTTATGTTTATGATGATACTGAACATGACATAACTGACCCATGGCAAAGACTTTATGGAGTTTTAGATTTATTAGGAAGGCAACTTGGATGGGACCCATTCTTAATAAACTacaataatagtttaaataagGAAACGTATTTCCAGAAGTTGGTTTCTTTGAGAAACTGTGATGATTGTCGTCAGTTGTTGTACTGTggtatttcatttttcttGAGATGTCTTTATGAGCACCGTTCATTGAAAGGAAATCATATTCTTGTTGAGGCTTTAACAGATCCTGATGCACCACTTTCAAAGAGGAAGAAAGGGGACCAGGAAGTGACAGGAACATCAGCACATCAATTTCAAGCTGCTGCAAATTGTTGGGAACTGTTACACAGTGATGATATTATTGCAAGAGAGTTTACAAAATTAGCAAATCAACTTCAGGTCAAGCCTTGGTCTGAAGGTTTTGTAGATGAATTGGCTTTGTATAGGGGCCAGTATGAAGAAGCTATGCCTCCTCCtacatcaaataatttaacttcCTGTATAATGAGAGTATCTATCAACTATTTCCAGAAGAAATATCTACCATGTATTGAAAATATCTTAGCAGCACTGCCTCAACTACCTACTGTGGAAGGTGCACTAGAATTGGAATTGATTGTGGGTGGAAAACATCGTCATTTGCATTTTCTTCCACTTACAAAAGTTGCTGTGAtgcattatttttgtacattacttataagaattttattgGGTACTGGAAATACTTCAGACTTAATATATGGTCACATATTGGTATTGACTCAACTAGGTTGGCCACAGGAGGAaccaatttttattcaaataatggaattgattCGACAAAAGGGAGTGTTCCACTATCATTTATTCTCGGCATATATCATTCACATAGATATATTAGAAGAACTTACTTATATTTGGAATGAACAAGGCAGCAATGTTGTTTTAGATATATTACCTAACTCCCAGCAACATTTAGGTCAGAGGAGAATTGGTACACGTGGAGCGGATAAGGGAGTAAAGGAGGATTTCAAGCAGGCCATGAAAGCTCAAGTTTTAAGAAGCAATGAATCCATTCTTAATTTAATGATACAGTTTATTACATCTGAACGCTCTTATTTTCTAAGTACCAAGTGAATAACATTTCCTAAATATAATTGATTAGTACTTATTATGTATGATGGtatgaaaaagaataagaaataAAGGAGTTACATacacaatattattatcttttatatttagtcaTATAATCCCTACTaagttctaaatattttttttcatggaCTTTTCATAATCTGTTAAAATGTTACGAGCTTCCTTCATAGGATCCTACTCCAAGAAGTAGATTGCGGCGTGTAAAATGTAGACCTTTGATGGGCGAATTTTTTGTTGGGAATGAGCGTAACAAACATTTGTCGTCCTTTTGAAAAGTGCTATTACTAGTGCcaatttcttcattttgaaCTTCTTCTGTTATAGCAATGAAATCCCATAATTTGATGCTGCAATCTAAAGaccctgtaaaaaaaattataaatagtaaattcTGTGATGATCATGAGCACTAACTACTTTGCGGTTGTTTTTATAGAATGTCAACTCCTAGTAGGCTCGCGTTTAAACGCGTAGAAAACTGCGTTGCAAAAGACTACACATTTTCCTATAGTTTTAGTTCAATAAGGTATTTCTTTTGtcttattcaatttttttctatatttctaTAGCTGCTACTGACGCGATATAACTTATCTGCCCTCTTCGACTCgcgtttcgctttttattatgatgtgaCACGGGGCAGAGATAGTATATATCATGTGATAAAAGAGGAGTCGCGCGTGCTATACTAGACCCGCTAGGGTTGCCAGGCAGTCGATTACCTGTCGTTGATAGTACATTTATGTCTCAACTTCCCTCTTTGTCTTACACTATTAATCTCTATCTATGTCTAACCAATAAAATCAGTCAAAACTACTTATGACTGAAGATGTTGGTTCAAAaggcatacatataaaatcacgtctatgtcccttgcgggaacAAAGCCCACGGTCTGGCATGTAAGACCATGTTCAGTTATTTTGGCtttatgaaaaatgtttttaaattacctGAAGCTAAAATAGTGCCATCTCGGCTAAATGCTAGTGCGTGTATGGGGGCCGTGTGAGACGGCGGCAGCGAAGCCGTGGGCAGCCCGGTGGACAAGTCCCACACCATGAGTTCGCCTGCGCCCCCTCCCGACGCCAGCCATCGTCCACATACAGAAAATGCCAGTACAAATACTGaagactaaaaataaatacaaatgatTAAACATGCAGTTGAATGATGTTACTTTTGatgtatatatacttaaatatttaaaacaaaaaaagctTATTACCTTATGTCCAGTCATGATTCGAACTTGTGTTCCAGTTAAACAGTCCCAGACCCTGACAGTGCGGTCGCTGGATCCAGTTGCAACATAATTAGAATTTGGGTGAAATTGAACACACTGAAAGTcagaaaaacttaaaattttgagtAATAtacttatcaaatatttacttatttttagatactatacatatagataCTTGATTCAGTTCCCGTgagtttataaaacaaattacagtTCATGAATTTTATGAAGTGCTGTAAAAATTTCATTCTTATTGTGTGCTTCTAcatttagtaaaaattaaCGTGTGGGCAACTCCTTTGgcgacatatgtatataatgatTTAGCTTGGGATAAATAAGTGAAAGAGGGACTTCGGAACAGAGTGCGTACTGTTTCCTAGCTGTAGGTCAAAACaagctatttaaaaaaaaaagctacatacataaagtgaCCAGACGTCCCGTTTTGAACGGGACTGTCCCTTCATTCGATCACATGTCCCGTTGTCCCCAAATAATGATCAGGGACTcaaaaaaccaaaatttaaatattgtgcGTGTGCGTGTCAAAAACAGAATCGCGTTGTCAACCGATCGGGGTTTCCCGCCCGCGCACACTATCGGTTCCCTTAGTACCGAGCGGTGGAGAGGGGCATTTGacatttcatctttattaaaGCATATTTGTTCCTCCGAGAAATATGAAAacgagtaaaaatataatatgctgcacataatttaataattactgtCACATAAATGGTGCTTTAATGAAGCTGGtgattgctttttatttttcgtaaatacttataataataaaaacatttttaattttagtgaacacaaaataaagaaggttgaaaagttatgtttatttttattgttaactttTCCTCCTAATATTAGTAGTATGTATGgaccatacatatatacataggtatctaTGGTCCAACGGACGTCCCGttttgagtaaaaaaaaaaggtcagTTTATACATACGTCAACGTCGGAAAGGTGTCCAGAAAATATTCTTAGCGGCTGATGATGGTCAGTGGCCCAGAGTCTTGCCGTGCGGTCGTGGCCGCACGACACGAAGTAGTGTCCGTGTGGAGACCACCTCACGTCCCACACTGGCCACACGTGGCCTCGGTACACTACGAGGCAGGTCCAGCATTGAAGTGACCACAGTCTTACTGTTGTAAAAGAATTTCATTTTTAGgcataacttaaaataacgatttatttttggtatttgTCACCAAGCCCTAGCAGTAAAGTTAGTTCAAAGCCTTTCCTTGAATAGTTCATTCATTGATTTATTAAGAGAAAAAGTTTTGTTaagtataagtacctactctaTGATTAAAAGGGATCTTTAGGTCATTCCGAATAAATCCATTAGAATATTTACTGTCTTAATTAATATAGGCGAGAAGTCAATTTACCTGTGGAATCTTCGGAgcatgataataataatgcttTGAATGGGTCAAATCCGACTTTATACACTGGCCCTGAATGACCAAATAATGTGCGGCATGTATCTCTGTCTTTTTCTTCCATCATACGGACGAGAACAtcacctgaaaataaaaattgataatcAAAGCATAATTACAAAGAAAGGGAATGGGCTCTCTAGGTaagaggcgttattttatcttatgtatgtactagctgttgcccgcgacttcggagttaaaacaaagcaattggtgaaagataatcgtgatcatacatacaggcagacagacaaaaaattaaaaaaaaattttttgctttcttttattcattctaagtgtccctctattcatttcagtcaaaaatactaaatgtacagacaaaatatttttactgtttcattttatgtacagatgattataatcacgtctttatcatttGGGTAAGCAGAGCCAGAGGTCTTGAAGACTGTATGGCTTACTGGTAGAATTGcgagatagtgacaggctgctcgCACAttaaagaatctcaagttgtAAGTTTGGTCTTTGGCTTAGGATCCACGgcattatatttctttataatttggtaaaaaattaTCATCAATTACAAAGTTACCTGCTTCTCTGTCAATGTCCTGTAACTTTTCAGCAGATTTCATGCCACGAAGTCTTACCGTGGTAAGAGTCCATACCTGTAAACatgacaatattattttttatatttttaaaaccatcttttgtttatgtataCAATGAATTTGTAGCATATAGTTTATgtgaataatttctttataatatagtacatatctttttctttattaatgcAATCTTGATATTATACCACACTGCCGGCCAGGGGGCTTCTTCAGTTTCTTGTTTAAATTCAcacacatcacgtctttattcttatGGAATAAACAGAaccgaaatataaaaaacaatttctaaAAAGATTTGAATATGGCTtaatatggaattgagattgatagTGCCAGTTTTTCGTATGTGATGTGAATTATACTAATACATAATAGTTTTGTGTTCATAACACATGGTATGATAACAACTAGGTTACCTTTAtattagaattattaaaaCCAACAGCCAGCAAAGTGGAATCATCACAAATGTCTGCACAGAGAGCTGTGTGACCGCTATTCAGCAGTGTATAGAAGCATATTGAAGGAAGGCTCTCAGGACCAAGTGGAATACGCTTTGAAGCTTCCCTTAAGGCCTTTCCTTTTTCAATCTTATCAGTTTCTTTcctgtaaaaaagaaaaaata
This genomic window contains:
- the LOC106131279 gene encoding PITH domain-containing protein GA19395, whose product is MPHGHCHDHHDHDESDEIGIQYNLFEKIDKENIQCLNETVDGSGKTVFKSWEKRFDKTEFVQSDADEELLFNIPFTGNVKLKGIRIISEETDSHPKKLRLYKNKPNMTFDDVSMEPDQVFELQKDSQGLLEYNPKIVTFSSVTHLTMHFSSNFGAENTTIYYIGLKGEWTPGHRHGVTICTYEARPNLDDHKLKHLDSVSKTID
- the LOC106138856 gene encoding integrator complex subunit 10, which gives rise to MPGLEPSLSDEDYIIARAKQQSNIYSAKAWMLTAKSLFPTNFKIQFEAYLMEKQSGNVQEAAECFSSLIMSRQNLTDLLPEIYAIANSLKSAEVNFLSQMFDKICPEIQLTILKTSVENSDDTMEHCRLLVLLLKKFPQLGVDGLVKTLISAEKFFYDNRYARLLVVETLPLLSSLESPRLLQRLLIKAIDFYNSYVYDDTEHDITDPWQRLYGVLDLLGRQLGWDPFLINYNNSLNKETYFQKLVSLRNCDDCRQLLYCGISFFLRCLYEHRSLKGNHILVEALTDPDAPLSKRKKGDQEVTGTSAHQFQAAANCWELLHSDDIIAREFTKLANQLQVKPWSEGFVDELALYRGQYEEAMPPPTSNNLTSCIMRVSINYFQKKYLPCIENILAALPQLPTVEGALELELIVGGKHRHLHFLPLTKVAVMHYFCTLLIRILLGTGNTSDLIYGHILVLTQLGWPQEEPIFIQIMELIRQKGVFHYHLFSAYIIHIDILEELTYIWNEQGSNVVLDILPNSQQHLGQRRIGTRGADKGVKEDFKQAMKAQVLRSNESILNLMIQFITSERSYFLSTK
- the LOC106138855 gene encoding transcription initiation factor TFIID subunit 5 gives rise to the protein MGDKSTPLLAVLQLLRKYNLKGTEDILRKEASLGDVELESLDLPEVELASILTAHHTESDPYSYEFAYDSLKKFIENSLDMYKYELSMLLYPVFVHMYMLLILYDHNEHAINFLEKFRAEQEDYYQDDLNKLAIVKHKDQIKGNELAEIYSSNKFVVQLSRDASSQLKRYLHEQKNSTVIINIINNHIQLDVHDGPGRTQAQLRATAGGVLGEAAKNENRTKVYYGLLKEPDIQVLPAPIEDEEEVEETPDKPKKKKAKKDNIFMKKPKSDPNAPPNDRIPLPELKETDKIEKGKALREASKRIPLGPESLPSICFYTLLNSGHTALCADICDDSTLLAVGFNNSNIKVWTLTTVRLRGMKSAEKLQDIDREAGDVLVRMMEEKDRDTCRTLFGHSGPVYKVGFDPFKALLLSCSEDSTVRLWSLQCWTCLVVYRGHVWPVWDVRWSPHGHYFVSCGHDRTARLWATDHHQPLRIFSGHLSDVDCVQFHPNSNYVATGSSDRTVRVWDCLTGTQVRIMTGHKSSVFVLAFSVCGRWLASGGGAGELMVWDLSTGLPTASLPPSHTAPIHALAFSRDGTILASGSLDCSIKLWDFIAITEEVQNEEIGTSNSTFQKDDKCLLRSFPTKNSPIKGLHFTRRNLLLGVGSYEGSS